Proteins from a genomic interval of Acinetobacter sp. SAAs474:
- a CDS encoding TetR/AcrR family transcriptional regulator, whose translation MSSIRQQNFLLRKEQILSMAEILLLDNNQDITLGELASELDIAKGTIYKHFKSKNQLYLELIIVNEKRLLEISKKYNNDIKTYVSQYMLYNMLNSNRTILLHVIEERLTNNERKLKEIFEELYKIREERIIEIRDMTSEYLKSLDSAMSIRDYLSYIWTVTYGASLLLNSTHYQKSIGSRERLIKLYINQALMTPDKITTVEKL comes from the coding sequence ATGAGTTCAATACGCCAACAAAATTTTCTATTGCGCAAAGAGCAAATTTTATCAATGGCTGAAATTTTATTACTCGATAATAATCAAGATATTACTTTAGGAGAATTGGCCAGTGAACTCGATATTGCAAAGGGAACAATCTACAAACATTTTAAAAGTAAAAACCAATTATATTTAGAATTGATTATTGTCAATGAAAAGCGGCTATTAGAAATTTCTAAAAAATATAATAATGATATTAAAACCTACGTATCACAATATATGCTCTATAATATGCTCAATTCAAACCGAACGATTTTGCTGCATGTTATTGAAGAACGTTTAACCAACAATGAGCGGAAGCTTAAAGAAATTTTCGAAGAACTCTATAAAATTAGAGAAGAACGTATTATTGAAATTAGAGATATGACCAGTGAATATTTAAAATCACTCGATAGTGCAATGTCAATTAGAGATTACTTATCTTATATCTGGACCGTAACTTATGGTGCATCCTTATTACTCAATTCAACCCATTATCAGAAATCAATTGGATCACGCGAAAGATTAATAAAATTATATATAAATCAAGCCTTAATGACTCCAGATAAAATTACCACTGTCGAAAAACTTTAG